A genomic region of Denticeps clupeoides chromosome 9, fDenClu1.1, whole genome shotgun sequence contains the following coding sequences:
- the LOC114796547 gene encoding histone H2B: protein MPEPAKSAPKKGSKKAVTKTAAKGGKKRRKSRKESYAIYVYKVLKQVHPDTGISSKAMGIMNSFVNDIFERIAGEASRLAHYNKRSTISSREIQTAVRLLLPGELAKHAVSEGTKAVTKYTSSK from the coding sequence ATGCCTGAACCCGCCAAGTCCGCGCCCAAGAAGGGCTCCAAGAAAGCCGTGACCAAGACGGCCGCCAAGGGAGGAAAGAAGCGCAGAAAGTCCAGGAAGGAGAGCTACGCCATCTACGTGTACAAGGTGCTGAAGCAGGTCCACCCCGACACCGGCATCTCCTCCAAGGCGATGGGCATCATGAACTCGTTCGTCAACGACATCTTCGAGCGCATCGCTGGCGAGGCTTCTCGTCTGGCGCATTACAACAAGCGCTCCACCATCTCGTCCAGGGAGATCCAGACCGCCGTCCGCCTGCTGCTCCCCGGCGAGCTGGCTAAACACGCGGTGTCTGAGGGAACCAAGGCGGTGACCAAATACACCAGCTCCAAGTAA
- the LOC114796542 gene encoding histone H1-like, giving the protein MAEEAPAPAAAAPPKSPKKKAAAKKPKKAGPGAVELIVKAVSASKERSGVSLAALKKALAAGGYDVEKNNSRVKVAIKNLVTKGTLVQTKGTGASGSFKLNKNQAEPKKKPAAKKAAPKAKKAAAKKPAAAKKVAAKKPAAKKSPKKVKKPAAAAKKAATKSPKKAAKKPAAAKKAAKSPKKAKVAKPKAAKPRSSKPKKAAAKKK; this is encoded by the coding sequence ATGGCAGAAgaagctccagctccagcggcCGCGGCGCCGCCAAAGTCGCCCAAGAAGAAGGCCGCGGCCAAGAAGCCCAAGAAGGCGGGACCCGGCGCCGTCGAGCTGATCGTCAAAGCCGTGTCCGCTTCCAAGGAGCGGAGCGGAGTGTCTCTGGCCGCCCTGAAGAAGGCGCTGGCTGCCGGCGGCTACGACGTGGAGAAGAACAACTCCCGGGTCAAGGTGGCCATCAAGAACCTGGTCACCAAGGGGACTCTGGTGCAGACCAAGGGCACCGGCGCCTCGGGCTCCTTCAAGCTGAACAAGAACCAGGCGGAGCCCAAGAAGAAGCCCGCCGCCAAGAAGGCGGCTCCTAAGGCGAAGAAGGCGGCCGCGAAGAAGCCCGCCGCGGCCAAGAAGGTCGCGGCGAAGAAGCCCGCCGCCAAGAAGTCGCCCAAGAAAGTCAAGAAGCCCGCGGCAGCAGCCAAGAAGGCGGCGACCAAGAGTCCCAAGAAAGCAGCCAAGAAGCCCGCCGCAGCCAAGAAAGCGGCCAAGAGCCCCAAAAAGGCGAAGGTCGCCAAACCCAAAGCGGCCAAACCCAGAAGCAGCAAACCGAAGAAGGCGGCGGCCAAGAAGAAGTAA